The Burkholderia ambifaria AMMD genome contains the following window.
TGAATACGTCGATGTGGTCGAGCAGCTGGCGATCGACCGTGTGAAGCAGCTGTTCGGCGCGGAAGCCGCGAACGTGCAGCCGAACTCGGGTTCGCAGGCGAACCAGGGCGTGTTCTTCGCGATGCTCAAGCCGGGCGACACGATCATGGGCATGAGCCTCGCGCACGGTGGTCACCTGACGCACGGCTCGCCGGTGAACATGTCGGGCAAGTGGTTCAACGTGGTGAGCTACGGTCTGAACGAGCAGGAAGACATCGACTACGACGCGGCCGAGCAGCTCGCGCAGGAACACAAGCCGAAGCTGATCGTCGCGGGTGCATCGGCGTTCGCGCTGAAGATCGACTTCGAGCGTCTGGCGAAGATCGCGAAGTCGGTCGGTGCATACCTGATGGTCGACATGGCGCACTACGCGGGCCTGATCGCGGCGGGCGTGTATCCGAACCCGGTGCCGCACGCCGACTTCGTGACGACCACGACGCACAAGAGCCTGCGCGGCCCGCGCGGTGGCGTGATCCTGATGAAGTCGGAATACGAGAAGCCGATCAACTCGGCGATCTTCCCGGGCATCCAGGGTGGCCCGCTGATGCACGTGATCGCGGCGAAGGCCGTGGCGTTCAAGGAAGCGCTGTCGCCGGAATTCAAGGCGTACCAGGAAAAGGTGGTCGAGAACGCGCGCGTGCTGGCTGAAACGCTGGTCAAGCGCGGCCTGCGGATCGTGTCGGGCCGCACCGAAAGCCACGTGATGCTGGTGGACCTGCGCGCGAAGAACATCACGGGCAAGGCAGCGGAAGCAGCGCTCGGTGCCGCGCACATCACGGTGAACAAGAACGCGATCCCGAACGATCCGGAGAAGCCGTTCGTGACGAGCGGCATCCGTCTGGGTTCGCCGGCGATGACGACGCGCGGCTTTGGCCCGGCGGAAGCGGAACTGGTCGGCAACCTGATCGCCGACGTGCTCGAGAATCCGGAAGATGCAGCGACGATCGAGCGCGTGCGCGGGCTTGTCGCGGAGTTGACGCAGCGTTTCCCGGTCTACAGCTGACGCGCTGCAATCGGGCAGCCGGTCGGGCGTTCAACTACTCAGGCGGTTGAATCTCGTCCGGTCCGAAGCGATGTAAAAAAATCCGGCTCGCCGTGTGTGTGCGAGCCGGATTTTTTGCGTTGTAATCCTACATATAAGCCGCTATCGCTTCACACCGACGCATCGACGTTCGCCTCGAGTTCGCGAATGCGCGCGTCGTTGCGCGTGTCCTTGAGCACCGGCGGCCCCGCGAACGATTTGCGCACCCCGAAGCCGTACCAGATCACCATCAGCACGACCACGAACGCAACCAGCACGTAGAGCACCTTCTCGTTCGGCGGCTGGATGCCGACGTAAGCCAGCACGCAGGCGCCCACCAGCCCGAGCAACGCGCACGGCTTCGACCAGATGCCGAGCTGGAACGGGCCTTTTTCGGTCCACGTGCGCCCTTCGGCGAGCATCCCGGAGCCGATCGGCATCGCATACGAGATGAACAGGAACACGGCGCTGCCCGCGCTCAACACCGAGAACGCGTCGCCGTACAGCGTGACGACGATCGCGAGCACAGCGCACGTCCAGATCGCGGGGCCGGGCGTCCGATGGTTGTGATTCACGCTGCGCAGCAGCTTCGACGCCGGCAGCCCGCCGTCGCGCGCAAACGCATACACCATGCGCGACGTCGACATGATCGCGGCGAGCCCGCACACGTAGTTGATGAAGAACATCGCGAGTTCGAGGCATACGCGCAACGTCTTCGGAATCGGCGCGAGGATCGCTTCGAAGAAGCCGGCGCCCTGTTTCATCGCGGCCGTCAGGTCCGGCATGACCAGCACGAACGTGCACACCATCACGTAGCCGAACACCGCGGACCAGAACACCGAGCCGATGATGCCGCGCGGCACGTTCTTCGCCGCGTTGTGGGTCTCTTCCGACGTGTGCGCGGACGCGTCGAAGCCCGTGATCGTGTAGGTCACCAGCAGCAGGCCGGACAGGAACGCGAGCGGCAGCGTCTGCTTCGGCCATGCGCCGCCGTCGACGCCCGTGAAGTTGGTGAAGGTGACGAGCCGATGCAGGTCGAACGCGACCGGCGAGTAGACGAGCAGCGACACGACCAGCGCGATCGTCACGACGAAGATCAGGTAGCCGGACAGGTCGGTGATCTTGCTCGCGATCTTGATGCCGCGAGCGTTGAGCATCGCCTGCGACAACGTGATGATCGCGATGAACGCGGTCTGATGCCACCACGTCAGGCTGTCCGAACTAACGCCGAACATCGGGGCGATCAGCGTCTTGAAGAACGGATCGTAGGTGCCGAAATTGATCGCGGCGATCACGAAGATCAGGCCGATCAGGTTCAGCCACGCCGTCATCCACCCCCATTTCTTGCCGCCGAGGATGGCGCCCCAGTGATAGAGGCCGCCGGCGGTGGGGAACGCCGATGCGATCTGCGACATCGACACCGCGACGATCAGCGCGAACAGCGAGCCGAGCGGCCAGCCGAGGCCGATCGATGCGCCGCCGGCGGCGGAAAACGCGAGCTGAAACGCCGTGATGCCGCCCGACAGAATGCAGATCACCGAAAACGACACGGCGAAGTTCGAGAAGCCGCTCATGCGTCTCGACAGCTCCTGCGCATATCCCATCTTGTGGAGAAGGCTTACGTCACTGTCGGTGCCTGAGTCAGGCTGGATTTTCGCGTCCATGTTCGCTCCGTCACGAATGTCCTGCATGGCAGGACCGTCATCGCTGCCCGGGCCCGGCATTGCGGCCCGCCCCTGGAATTCGTCGGCGGCACGCGACGTCATGGGTGAATGACACGTCGCTTTCCGGTCCGATGCGGGAACGGTATGAAGCCAAATCTCGCGGCGCTATCGGATTTCGGCAATGCACCGGAAAGTCTGGACGGATGCACCTTTCGGGGGCATAGGGCGGGAGGTCTTGCCGATGCGGCGTGGGGTGGGCGATCGCCGTTATGTGATGGAGGGGAATGCGATGACGGCGACTGCCGTGGCCGCGTCGGTTCGCGCGTCGCTTGCGGGGGTGAATGCGTTGGCGGGTTCGGCGGCGGGGCGCAACGTCGGCGCGGATGGATGGAGCGATGTGCACGACGGTAGCCGGGTCGGATTGACCGCGCGTGCCGTTGCGACCGCGCTGACGAATCGCGTCACGTTCTGGCGGCATCGGACCTTCGATTGGCCGGTCGAGAACGGCTTCGACGAACTCCCCGATGGTGCTCACCGCCGATGCGTGGGTGCGGACATCGCGCAGCGATGTTGGCGCAACGGCGGATGCGCAAGTACGTTGCGACGCGCTGCTGCCCGGTGTGCTCGCAGACGTCGCGGCGCGCTACGGCGACGCGACGTCAGACAGGGTGGCGCTGCAACTGGAGCGGGTGAAGTAGCGGCGGAGAACTGGCGCGTCGCCCGACGCGAACCGCGCTTCGCCGCGCGGAAACGGCGTTGCGCTCAGGCCGTTGCCGTTCGCCGCGCCGTCAGCCGGTTCCACAGCATTCCGGAGCGGCTTCCGCTGCGGCAATACGCGAGCACGGGCTTCGGCAGCGCATCGACCAGCGCGCCGAACGCGTCGACTTCCGCATCGCCGATCCGGTCGCGTTCGACCGGCAGAT
Protein-coding sequences here:
- the glyA gene encoding serine hydroxymethyltransferase, translating into MFNRTTSTVANVDPELWTAIQDENRRQEDHIELIASENYTSPAVMAAQGSQLTNKYAEGYPGKRYYGGCEYVDVVEQLAIDRVKQLFGAEAANVQPNSGSQANQGVFFAMLKPGDTIMGMSLAHGGHLTHGSPVNMSGKWFNVVSYGLNEQEDIDYDAAEQLAQEHKPKLIVAGASAFALKIDFERLAKIAKSVGAYLMVDMAHYAGLIAAGVYPNPVPHADFVTTTTHKSLRGPRGGVILMKSEYEKPINSAIFPGIQGGPLMHVIAAKAVAFKEALSPEFKAYQEKVVENARVLAETLVKRGLRIVSGRTESHVMLVDLRAKNITGKAAEAALGAAHITVNKNAIPNDPEKPFVTSGIRLGSPAMTTRGFGPAEAELVGNLIADVLENPEDAATIERVRGLVAELTQRFPVYS
- a CDS encoding amino acid permease; the protein is MDAKIQPDSGTDSDVSLLHKMGYAQELSRRMSGFSNFAVSFSVICILSGGITAFQLAFSAAGGASIGLGWPLGSLFALIVAVSMSQIASAFPTAGGLYHWGAILGGKKWGWMTAWLNLIGLIFVIAAINFGTYDPFFKTLIAPMFGVSSDSLTWWHQTAFIAIITLSQAMLNARGIKIASKITDLSGYLIFVVTIALVVSLLVYSPVAFDLHRLVTFTNFTGVDGGAWPKQTLPLAFLSGLLLVTYTITGFDASAHTSEETHNAAKNVPRGIIGSVFWSAVFGYVMVCTFVLVMPDLTAAMKQGAGFFEAILAPIPKTLRVCLELAMFFINYVCGLAAIMSTSRMVYAFARDGGLPASKLLRSVNHNHRTPGPAIWTCAVLAIVVTLYGDAFSVLSAGSAVFLFISYAMPIGSGMLAEGRTWTEKGPFQLGIWSKPCALLGLVGACVLAYVGIQPPNEKVLYVLVAFVVVLMVIWYGFGVRKSFAGPPVLKDTRNDARIRELEANVDASV